The sequence TGTTCTCGCTCGCGCCGTGCGCGTAGATCGCACTATGGAACGCGAAATTGCTTCGCAGATACGCGCGGCTTCGGCCCGCTTCGACGTGCGCGTTCATCGCCTCGCAGATGCGCCGCACCTCGGCGATCTGCGAGACGCTCATCCGTGTCGCCGCGCGTTCGGCGACGCAGCCTTCGAGCGCGATCCGCACGTCGCGCAACTCGTCGAGCATCTCGATCGTCATCGGCGGCACGACGAGCGCGCGATTCGGGCCGTCGGCGAGCGCGCGCTCCGCGCGCAGCCGCGTGAGCGCGGCGCGCACGGGCATCGTCGACGAGCCGACGGCCTCGGCGACGCTGCGCAGGCTGAGCGCCTGGCCGGGCGCGAAGCGCCCGCTCATCAGCGCCTCGCGGAGTTGCTGGTAGACCTTGTCGGTCATCGTTTCCTGTTCGATGGCCTCGAGGGCGGGCGGGACGATACGCGGCGCCAAGACGAACTCCTTTGGGTTTGATCTGTGATCACACTTGAGATGTTACGCAGTGTTGTCGATGCGACGGCCGCAGTCAAGCGCGCGACGATCAGGGAAAACGCGGGGAAGGGCGGCGGCATGGGCGGAAGGCGAGTGCCGCGCCGGTCGGCCGATGGAACGGGGGCGCAGTTCGGGCGGCATGCGCGCGGCACGGGCACGGTTCGCGCGATCGCGCAGTGAATGCATTGAACTCATCGATGAAGAAGAAAAATCCATTTGTTTCATGATTTCCCGGCGCATACGATGGCGCCATTCGTTCGCGTCGCGCACCCGCTCGGCCGTTCGCCCATTCGATTCGCCATCGCCCATGCCCAACCCGATCGCCTGCGCTTCGCCTGTTTCGCCGATTCGATCCGCGCCCGCGGCCGCACGGGGGCCGCTCGCGAGGATCGCGGCCGTCACGCTGTTGACCGGCGCCGGCGCGGGCCTGGGCGGCATGCTGCTCGCGCTGCTGCTGCACGCGATCCAGCACCTCGCGTACGGGTACGACGTCGCGCGCGCGATCGGCGATGAGGGCTTTCTCGAAGGCGTGACGGCCGCGTCGCCGCTGCGGCGGTTCATCGTGCTGACCGGTTGCGGCGTGCTCGCGGGCGGCGGCTGGTGGGCGCTGTACCGGTTCGGGGCGCCGCTCGTCGGCATTCGCCGCGCGGTGCGCGCCGAGGACCCGCGAATGCCCGTCGCGAGCACGACCGCGCATGCGTTGCTGCAGATCGCCACCGTCGCGCTCGGTTCGCCGCTCGGCCGCGAGGTCGCGCCGCGCGAGATCGGTGCGATGTGGGCCGGCTGGCTCGCGCATCGCGCGGGGCTGCCGGTGGCCGACGCACGGATGATGGTCGCGTGCGGCGCGGGCGCCGGGCTGGCGGCCGTCTACAACGTGCCGCTCGGCGGCGCGCTGTTCGTGCTCGAGGGGCTGCTCGGCACGTTCGCGTGGCGCGCGCTCGTGCCGGCCGTCGCGACGTCCGCGATCGCGGCGCTCGTCGCCCGGATCGGGCTGGGCGACGCGCAGCAGTACCATGTCGCGCCGATCGCGGCCGGCGCGCCGCTGTTCGCGTGGTCGGCGGTGTGCGGGCCGCTCTTCGGCGTCGCCGCACACGGCTTCGTGCGGCTCACCGCGCATGCGCGGGCGCGCGCGCCGAAGGACGGGCGCTTGCCGGCGCTCGCGCTCGTCAACTTCGCGATCGTCGGCGCGCTCGCGACGGTGTTTCCGCAATTGCTCGGCAACGGCAAGGGCCCGGCCGCGCTCGGTTTCGACGGGCAGCTCGCGATCGGGCTCGCGGCGACGCTGCTCGTGCTGAAGATCGCGATCACATGGAGCAGCCTGCGCGCGGGCGCGGAGGGCGGGCTGCTGACGCCGGGGCTCGCCCATGGCGCGCTGCTCGCGATCGTGCTCGGCGGGCTATGGCGCGCGGCATGGCCGGGCGAGCCGCTCGGCGCGTTCGCGGTCGTCGGCGCGTCGGCGTTTCTCGCGGCTTCGATGCGGATGCCGCTCACCGCGATCGTGCTCGTCGTCGAGTTCACGCGCGTCGGGCACGATGTGCTGATTCCGATGCTGATCGCGATGGTGGGGGCGGTGGCGGTGTTCCGGCTGCTCGAGCGGAGGAGGGAGAGGAAACAGAGCCGGCTGCATGAGGCAATCGGCGAGGTCGCGAGGTGACACGGGAAGCGGTGCGTTGATGGGTGGGGGGCCATTGCGTTTCGCCGCATCGCA is a genomic window of Burkholderia mallei ATCC 23344 containing:
- a CDS encoding GntR family transcriptional regulator; translation: MAPRIVPPALEAIEQETMTDKVYQQLREALMSGRFAPGQALSLRSVAEAVGSSTMPVRAALTRLRAERALADGPNRALVVPPMTIEMLDELRDVRIALEGCVAERAATRMSVSQIAEVRRICEAMNAHVEAGRSRAYLRSNFAFHSAIYAHGASENTLAIIRNLWMRIGPFLNMIALDVPHMRRSMDAHRAIVDALERRDGAGARAGIALDIGGAAHDLAETLAAERARLGPRRLANE
- a CDS encoding chloride channel protein encodes the protein MPNPIACASPVSPIRSAPAAARGPLARIAAVTLLTGAGAGLGGMLLALLLHAIQHLAYGYDVARAIGDEGFLEGVTAASPLRRFIVLTGCGVLAGGGWWALYRFGAPLVGIRRAVRAEDPRMPVASTTAHALLQIATVALGSPLGREVAPREIGAMWAGWLAHRAGLPVADARMMVACGAGAGLAAVYNVPLGGALFVLEGLLGTFAWRALVPAVATSAIAALVARIGLGDAQQYHVAPIAAGAPLFAWSAVCGPLFGVAAHGFVRLTAHARARAPKDGRLPALALVNFAIVGALATVFPQLLGNGKGPAALGFDGQLAIGLAATLLVLKIAITWSSLRAGAEGGLLTPGLAHGALLAIVLGGLWRAAWPGEPLGAFAVVGASAFLAASMRMPLTAIVLVVEFTRVGHDVLIPMLIAMVGAVAVFRLLERRRERKQSRLHEAIGEVAR